The sequence below is a genomic window from Paenibacillus sp. DCT19.
AATATGGGATTCAGCCGAAATGTCCGTTGCTCACGTAGCTTAATCTACGCTCCGCTACTCCATTTCTATCTTCATCCCATCTTCTTGGTACTGAAAACCGACCTTTTTGAACACGTACTAATAAGAAAAATGTTCCTAATCATGACGAACAAGCTAATCACAGTTGTTCATAACATTGTGAATATCGGGATATGTGGATAATTATACAACCAAAAAGAAGAGACGCCTGTGCATGAACGTGTGGACAGGCTGGATATGTGGATAGCCATCCGTGGAATGATAAACCAAAAGATATTTATCCTGTGGATACAGGAAACTGTGGATAGGGAATGAGAGAAGCCAACAGGGTTGGCTTTTTTTGTTGTCGTGTTCGCTGTAGCTTCTATACGTAGCAAGGATGATCGGCGATTGCAGGAGACGACATGATGATTAAATTGTACAATAACGTAAAGGATACTAAACAAGGACGTGGCTAATTTATGATTCGTACACTCGCGATTACACGAGATCATCAAGTCTCCGTAAATGTACCACTTGAAGAGCTAGATTTGAACGATTACGCCTGGGTATGGGCAGATTTTAACCAGCCTACGGAAGAAGAAAGCCGTATGCTGGATACATATTTTCATTTTCACCCACTAGCGATAGAAGATTGTCTGCATGTATTGCAGCGTCCAAAGCTCGATTATTATGATAATTTACAGTTTCTCGTGTTACATGCCTTGAATCCAGTCACGCTGGAAGCGGAAGAGGTAGACTTGTTCCTAGGAAGTAACTTCTTAGTTTCATTCCATCATGGTGTACTTGAAGAGGTCGATGAGGCTTGGGAGCGGTTATTGCATCACGCACATGAACGAACGATCTGGGCTCGCGGCCCGGTAGCTGCAGCTTATACCGTGATGGACAAATTAGTCGATCATTATTTTCCGTCCTTGTTTGCCATTGAAGATGAGCTGGCAGATCTGGAGAACCGGGGTGGTAGGGAGTCAGTGGAGGAGCTGATGAACCAGGTGTTCGACTTGCGTAGCCGGCTGCTTAAGCTCAGACGGACGGTAGTTCCTATGAGGGATCTGCTCTACCGGGTGATTAATTCCCAACATGTGCAGCGGACAGGAGAGCATACAGCGTATTTTACGGATATCTATGACCATTTGCTCAAGCTGACGGATATGATCGAGGCTGATCGAGAGATGACGGCAGATCTGCGTGATAGCTACATCTCGCTCAACTCCAATCGAATGAATCAGATTATGAAAACACTCACGGTGATTACAACGGTGTTTATGCCACTTACGCTGATCGCGGGAATCTATGGGATGAATTTTGCTTATATGCCTGAGCTACAGTGGAAATTCGGGTATGGTGCGGTGCTGTTATTGATGTTTGTGCTAGGCGGAAGCATGGTGGCGTGGTTTGTGAAGCGCGGATGGTTCAAGTGAGAACGTGGAACTCCGAACATTACATCAGAATAGGCCACAGGGCAAAATCTCAGGCAGTGTTAATGCTCAGGAGACAGGTTTCCAGGTGGCCTTTATGATTCTTCTATATAAGTTCAACTAAAGAAGGTTTACACTCCCACTCCGATGACAGAATAACCTTCCGATCGCTGTTATCCCCAGATTTTTTGATTCCCTTTCAAAGGGCAAATCCGGTGATAAAGGCGAACGCTCCGCTTCTTCATGTTATTTCTGTCCTCTCCGTTCTCGTGTAAAAAGTTTAGTTGAACTTATATATACAAGGGAAATAGAATGTATCCACATGTGAATAAGTTTTCGGCAGCAAATAAGATGTGCATAACTTTTGAGTTTGTCGCTGCAGCTATGGTTGTAGCTCTACACTTCCACTACAAAAGAAGCGGTGGCTGTCACTACCCCGTTCACAATAATGGTTAGCGTATGTAGACCGGCATAATATTTTCGCGTTGTAATCACCTTGAACGATTGCTTCGTAGCCACTCGGGTTCTTCCTGGCGAATAGACTTTGTCGGAGCATTTGAATCGTTTGGGTGCGTGTTTGCCATTGGCCTTCATATAGCCCATCTCGTATTCAACCCGCAGCATCTGTGCTTCACCGCTCTCATTCACCACATCGAACGAAAAATGAAGTTCCTCGCCAATGGCTACGGTCTCCTGTGCAAGCGTTAGATGTTCAATATGAATGGCGTCCTGTTCAAGGTAACCGAATAAACGCAGTGCTTGAGCATGTCCTTGCTTGAGTAGGGAACGGCATGCGTGACGTACAATCCAGTCGGTATGTTCATGTTGCCCATACCAAGTGGATGCGAGACCCAGAACCAGATCGGGATGATCCTTAGAGATATCATTGAGATGGTTCGCCACACTTTTACGTACATAAAGTGACTCGTCCTGTTTCAATGCATGAAGAATAGGGAGTGCTGGTGACGGATCGCTAATTAAACTTCGCAGCTTCGAGCCCCAAGGTAGACGCGGACGGCTGCCTTCGCTTGCTAATCTACGAATATGCTCGTTCGAATTGCCTGTCCATTCCATCAGGTGCTTCATCGTTTCAATGGGATAACGCTCAATAAACGGGCGTACCGCAAACTCCGAACTGGAATATGGTGTGAAGACAGTTAAGTACTTCATGGATAATTCGTAGTGCTCTGGCTCAAGTCCATTGACTTCGATGTAATCGGGTACGAATAAATATTCGACGCCGCGCATGTCCGGTGCAGCCTGCTCAATAATTTGTAACGCATCCTCATAGCGATCTGGAAGTACTTCGGTTAACGCGAGGGTAATCCGGCGGATTCTTGCTTTGAATTCTAAAGTGTCCCAGCCTTCGGCAAATACAAGAGCGCGAAAATGCTGGGTGTCCAGCGTGGGATGGAATTGTTGAAGTAGTTTACCTGTTCGTTCTATTAATTCAGGTGTGTATTTATCTTTGAAGAGTTCCATTGATCTGCCTCCTTGTTTCTTATGTAATGGCTAAGTTCGTTATTGATTAAGTCCGATATGCCCGACTAACTAAAATGTGTGCATTGGTTAGGTTAACATCTATAGTATACCTTAATTTAGCATAATAAGAACATAAGTTCTTAATAAAAAAGGTGAAAATGAAGGCACCTTCCTTCTTCAAGGAGGTGCCAGAGCGAGAGCTAACGTTTACTACTTTTGGGACGACGTTTGGTGGGAGTTGTTTTACGACGAACCGTTTTGCTGCGACGACGAGGAGTAGTAGCGGTTTTTTTGCGACGCTTACGTGGCCGCGGGGATGAATATTCCTCATAATCAGCATCTGCCTCGCTGTTATTGCTTTTCCCTTTGCCAAACGGCAGAATTCCCATCACCAGCTTCATCATAGGTGCCATTTGCTGAATACCGCCGACAACTTTTTGCATTTTACCGATGCCGCTCATGATGCCATCAATTCCACCGAAACGGTCGATCATTCCTTTTAATTCACCGATGTTGGCAAGTGAGAATCCAGAGCTACCCGAAGATGCAGGCTCTTGAACCGGAATTGGGGCACTAACGGGGCACCTCCGGCATAAAAATTGGGGGCAGGTGCGCCTTGCCCATAAGGAACCAGTCCAGATGCCTCCACCTCAGCGAAGTTTGGATAATAGGGTTCCACGCCAGGATACATGGATTGAACCGGAGCCTCATTTAACGAACGTTGGATAACCCCTGGCGGTGCATAGGCTGAAGTGTAAGCCTGCCGTTGCCGATGCGAATGGGAATACGGACGTTGTCGTGGCGTAGGCGGGCGGTGATAATAATGCTGTGGCATAAACAATCACGTTCCTTCTATGTTGGATTTCGGAATTGCGTTCCCTCAGCTTGATTTTAAAAGAACATAACAAGGCCGAGATGGAACTCCCTTTTGCTATACTGTATGTCATTCGCGGAGAGACGGCGTAGGCGGGTATCCCGGAAAACGGGATATTTGCGGATTTGGGCGCAGGGCATCAGATGGGATTCTATAACGCACTCCGTAGTTCGGACACAAAATTGTAACATTTAGGATGATTAAAACCCTACATATTTAATCGGGAATATACAGGCAAAAAACTGGATATATCGCGGGATTATCACCTGTTGTACACAGTGGGAGGACAATAGTCCTTTTGAAAACGGTAACATGTATTTTTATTCTGCACTGCGTGAAATCGTTAACGCTTGAAATACCAACTCAGGATGCGTACAATGGGGTTACACAGTAACCGCTAGGGGATGATGATAAAATGCAGCTGAAAAAGCTAAATGATAAAAGTATTGAGCAATTATTTGAAGCCATCTTAACGTTAAAAGATATTGAAGAATGTTATGTGTTCTTTGATGATCTATGCACAGTAAATGAGATTCAATCGATGTCTCAACGTTTGGAAGTTGCACGTATGCTTGGTAAAGGCAACACGTATAATCAGATTGAAGCAGAGACAGGCGCAAGCACTGCGACGATTTCCCGTGTTAAACGCTGCCTGAACTATGGTAACGATGGATATAAAATGACTCTAGAACGTCTGGGACGCTAATGATGAAGAAACCGGGTGTACTTATCATTAGTCACGGCTCTCAGGAGCAGACCTGGGTAGACTCCGTCGATGACGCGATCGCTCAGTTAAACCTACCTGAGGCTATGCCTGTTGAAGCCGGTTTTCTTGAACTTGTGGAAGGACGCCTGATCCAGGACGGTATCGACCGACTGGAAGAACAAGGTGTTACCGATCTCTTAGTTGTACCTCTATTCGTATCTTCAGGCAGTACGCATGTGGATGAGATAGAGTATGCCATTGGGGCCAAAGACGCGCCAGAACGCGAAACTGATCTTGCACCGTTCCACGTCACAGCCAAGGTGCACTTCGGATATCCGGTAGACAACGACCCTGATATTGCGGTCATGGTGTGGGATAAAGTGAAGTCTCTGTCACAAGAGCCTGAGCATGAAACGATTCTGCTCGTGGGTCATGGAAGTATTCATAATGGATTCCGTCAGCGATGGGAAGCAGGTATTGCTTCACTTGCGGAACGGGTTCGTGAGATTAGTGGTGTAGCACACACCGATTATGCTTTGCTTAACCCGGAGAGCGTGTACGATAAGGCGAAGTATTGGAGTGAAGAGCGGGGGAGCCGAGTCATTGTGGCGCCGCTGTTTTTGAGTGCTGGCTATTTCACCATGAACGTGATTCCGGAGCGCCTGAAGGATCTGAATTATGCATATAGCGGTGAGACGTTGCTACCACATTCACTCTTAGGTCAGTGGCTGGAGCGGCAGATTCGTATTTTGTTAGACCGATGTCATGCGACTGAGGTGTAAAGCTTTCTTTTGAAGATTGACTGGAACTGATCTATGAGAGCGTATCACTGGCAGTGATGGGATTGAAGGTGGAGTAAGCTCTTTGTTTCGATCCATCAAAATGATCTTAAAGAACCGTCGAACACCGGCTTTAGGTGTGTTGGCGGTTTTTTTTTGTCCAGAATAGCATAGCACAGCTCATAGTATCGTATGATGGCAATAGACAACCACAGATGAGGCTTGCTGAAAACGAGAATACAGACTACAATAATACCAATTAAATAAATTGGAATAAGGAGATATGACAATGCGAGAAGTTCCTATGCGCTATGTGAAAGCGAATCAGATTGGAATTGTGCTATTTGTTGTGCTCTCGTTTGTATTCAAGCAGCCGTTGATCCTTGGTGCATTATGGATCATTCAAGTGGTTGGGCTAGCTTCCGGTGGGAAGCTGAATTTATTTGTACAGATTGGAAAGGCCGTACTTCCTGGCAAAGGTTCAGAGACCCAGGCGGTGGAACTGCAACGGTTCAATAATATTCTCGCTGTTATTTTCCTGACCTTGGCGCTATTGTCGTTTGCTCTAAGCTGGACCGTGGCTGGTTATATATTCTCGGTAATGCTACTTCTTGCTGCTAGTGCTGCATTGCTGGGATATTGTGTAGGATGCACGATCTACTTCTGGTATAAACAGCTCCGTGCGGGTAGAAAGATCGGTTTCTAAATCTATATATGTAAGAAAGTGCGACTTCCTGAATAGGGGGTCGTTTTTTGTTGTGACATTCCAATTATTTAGATGACTTATTAAAGTATGAGGTTTGTTACGATACATCGATGTAGTAAGCATTTTGATCCAAATCATGTGAAGCAGTACGGTTTGTTAAAGCTGTCGTAGGTTAAATTTTGCTCAAGCGGGTAGAATGGTAGTTTATAAAATCTGTTTTGGAGAACATCATGTGTTATGTAAAATGAACCATTTTCATCGAGGGCTAGGTTGGTTGCATTCTATAGGCTAGGACAAGTTCACAATTGATGATATGATGTAATATAAAGGCTCAGGGAATGAGACGGAATTCCTTGAGCATAGATATAGGATAACAACATTGTTAAGGCATGATTAACGGATAGGATGAGTTGGGTAAATTTTGGATAGCGCAAGATGCTTACAATGAAAGCTAATGAGAATGAGATCGTACAGACTCATGCATAATGTGGAATAGGTGGCGTATGAGATGAAAAAAGCTCGTTTAATATACAATCCGACCTCAGGCCGGGAAGAAATGAAAAAACGTCTGGCTGATGTGCTGCAGCGTTTGGATCAAGGCGGAATTGAAGCTTCGGTACATGCAACAACGGGTGAGGGAGATGCGACTCGTGAAGCAGAACTCGCCATTGAACGTGGATACGATATGATTATTGCTGCTGGCGGCGACGGGACGCTGTATGAAGTTATCAACGGTATGGCTGAGCGTGAGAATCGTCCACCATTAGGCGTGTTCCCACTTGGAACGACGAATGATTTTGCGCGTGCACTGGGGATTCCAAGGCAATGGGAGGATTACGTGGATCTGGTTATTAACCAGCAGCTTCGACCTCTGGACCTTGGGAAGGTGAACGATAAATATTTTATCAACATCGCAGGTGGAGGTTCATTGACTGAGCTGACCTACGAAGTGCCGAGTCGTCTGAAAACGATGATTGGGCAACTGGCCTATTATATGAAGGGCATTGAGAAAATGGCGAGCCTGTCTCCGCAGGAACTAATTATCCGTGCGGCAGGTCAGGAGGATATTCATGATGAATTCATGTTATTCCTTATCGCGAATACAAACTCCGTTGGGGGCTTCGAGAAGCTTGCCCCAGGTGCAACAATTGATGATGGACTGTTCGATGTCATCGGTGTGCGCAAATGTAATCTGGCTGACATGATCCGCCTCGTAACGCTTGCACTGCGTGGTGAACACCTGAACGATAAGAAGGTTGTTCATTTCCAAACGGATTATATGGAAGTGACTTCGCCAGGCTATGTGCAATTGAATTTGGATGGAGAGCTGGGTGGTACGCTTCCGGCAACGTTCAAGAATCTACGTCACCACCTGATGCTGTATCGTTGATTCAAGCGGGAGCTGGAAGTAGAAGTGTTTGTCATATGGGGAATCAGCAACTAGAAGTGGTGTAATGCGCTGAGGTCACCACCTGAGGTGCTACAAGATCGGGAAGCGATAACCAAAAGTGGTGCAAGATGCGAAATCTGTAATCGGAAGTGCTATGAGAAGAGGAAACGGCAATCAGAGCGCTGTAAGAGACGGAAGTTGTGATTAGGGGTGCTACGAGAGCGAGGAAGCTGGCAACTGAGGCGAATGATGCAACTAGAAGTGCTACAAGACCAGAAAGATACACCGAAGGCGAATGATGCAACTAGAAGTGCTACAAGACCAGAAAGAGACATCGAAGGCGAAGTTGTAACTAAACGTGCTACGATACTTGGAAGCTCTAACCAGAAATGATGTTTGACGCGGAAGTTGCAATTTGGAAGTGGTATAAGGTTGGCAAGCGACAAACAGATTGGCGAAAATAGCGGAAGATGTAGTCGGATGTGCTACGATACTGGGGTCGCTGCAACCAAAAATGCTACAAGATGCGGAAGTGGAACATAAATCGGCAGACACTGGAGACACGTCTGGATTTGGAGAAAAGTTCTTAACACCCTTGTCATGAAGCGAGGAACCGTGTGCTGGGAGCTGCAAGTGGTGCGAAAATAGTTCTTCGTTGAGCTACATGCTACGTGGATGAGTCGATAGACTGAGTCGTTGATCGTAGAGCTTTTCCAGTTGCGGCGGTTGCCAAGATCACGTATAATCTCATGGGGTTCGTGCTAACGAACTCAGGAAGCCTTATTTTGGCGAAATGAGTAGAATTAGAATTCTAACGAATCTCAGCATCGCTATATAGACTGAAATGACCCAAAAAGATATGGAAACACGATTGTTGAATGAAATAACGTCTCTGAAGTTCGTTAGAATTTTGGAACGTTATTTTTGATGTGAATAAGGTGTCTTAGATTCGTTAGAGTTGATTATATATTAAGAAGAAAGAAGTGAATGTACGTTGTCTAATACGAACCGCAGCGGTCGTGGAAAAAACCGCCGGAATTCGGCTGCCTCTCAGGGGCAAGGGAACGCATCAGCGTCCCGTCAGTCGAGTCAATCATCTCGTCCATCTACACGTCAGCAAGGGAAAGGGGTGCGGCCACAAGGTGCATCTCTTTCTACCGTTCGTCCGCAGGGGCGTGCGCGTGAAGCCGTGTCAATCGAAGGATTACCAGTTAGCAAAAATGAAGAGACGGTCATCGACATTATTGGCATGAACCATGATGGTGAGGGTGTGGGACGTGCCAATGGATATACCCTTTTCGTACAAGGGGCACTTCCGGGTGAGACCGTACGTGTGCGCGTAATGAAAACCAAGAAACAGTATGGCTATGCCAAACTTCTGGAGATCGTAAAGGCTAGCCCGGATCGGGTATCCGCGCCTTGTCCAATCTACGATCAGTGTGGCGGCTGCCAGATCCAGCATATGAGTTATGCCGGACAGCTTGCGTGGAAACGCCAGCTTGTAGTGGATAATTTGCAGCGGATCGGTAAGCTGAATGTGATAGTGGAGGATGCAGAGACGCTGGCATCCAACTCGCAGGATGATTTTACAGTTGATGCGGCGAAGCTGGAGGGACGGTTAGAACAGGATGCGAATCAGACAACTGGACAGGCTACTTCGGATGCCAACAGCAATGAAAGCAACCGCATCCGTCTGCGGCTAGAAGGTGTCGCGAATGAAGAAGACACAGCGCAGGGGATTCGTGTACTTCCTACGATGGGCATGACCGAGCCTTGGCGTTACCGCAATAAGGCACAGGTGCCGATTGGTGTAACCGAAGGTGGACTAGTGGGTGGATTTTATGCCAAAGGTAGTCACCGTATTATCGACATGGAGACATGCCTCATCCAGCATGAGCACAACGACGAAGTGGTTGCCAAGGTGAAGGAGATCGGCAGTCATTTTGGAATTAGTGCGTATAACGAAGAGACAGGCCGTGGACTGTTGCGTCATGTCGTTGTGAAAAAAGCGTTCCGTACAGGTGAGATGATGCTCGTGCTCGTTACCAATGGTCGGGATATTCCGTACAAGGATGAGTGGATTGGCAGTATCCGTGAAGCGATCCCGCAAGTGGCGAGCATCTGCCAGAACGTGAACAAGAAACAAACGAACGTGATCTTCGGGGATGAAACCCGTGTCCTATGGGGCGTGATGTAATCTATGATTTTATAGGCGATGTGCAATTTGCCATCTCAGCTCGTTCATTCTACCAGGTAAACCCGGTTCAGACGGAAGTGCTGTATGGCAAAACGGTGGAGTATGCTGGACTCAGCGGCAAAGAAACCGTTATTGATGCCTATTGCGGCATCGGTACAATCTCTCTTTTCCTCGCACAGCATGCAGATCAGGTGTATGGCGTTGAGATTGTGCCTGAAGCTATCGAGGATGCTCGTAGCAATGCGTTGTTGAACGAAATGAAGAACGTGAAGTTCGAAGTCGGTGCATCTGAGGATGTCATTCCACGTTGGAAAGAGCAAGGTATCGAAGCCGATGTCATCGTTGTTGATCCACCGCGTAAGGGCTGTGACCCACGTTTGCTCAATACCATTCTGGAGATGAAGCCAGAGCGCGTGGTGTACGTGAGTTGTAACCCAAGTACGTTGGCACGCGACCTGCGTGTGCTGGAGGATGGCGGATATCGGACGGTAGAGGTTACGCCGGTGGACATGTTCCCACATACGGTGCATGTGGAGGTAGTAATAGGAATGCAACGCAAAGATACCTAGAAATCCTTTGTTTTCAACACTTTGCGCCGTTTACGACTTTTACGAAGGATGGCTCTGATTTCAAAAATAAGGTTCTAAAGGAAAGAATTGAGGTTTCGGTCGTGCTGGATCTTGGTTTTGACGTCGAGTGTGTAGACATGTAGTAAAG
It includes:
- the corA gene encoding magnesium/cobalt transporter CorA; the protein is MIRTLAITRDHQVSVNVPLEELDLNDYAWVWADFNQPTEEESRMLDTYFHFHPLAIEDCLHVLQRPKLDYYDNLQFLVLHALNPVTLEAEEVDLFLGSNFLVSFHHGVLEEVDEAWERLLHHAHERTIWARGPVAAAYTVMDKLVDHYFPSLFAIEDELADLENRGGRESVEELMNQVFDLRSRLLKLRRTVVPMRDLLYRVINSQHVQRTGEHTAYFTDIYDHLLKLTDMIEADREMTADLRDSYISLNSNRMNQIMKTLTVITTVFMPLTLIAGIYGMNFAYMPELQWKFGYGAVLLLMFVLGGSMVAWFVKRGWFK
- a CDS encoding DNA alkylation repair protein gives rise to the protein MELFKDKYTPELIERTGKLLQQFHPTLDTQHFRALVFAEGWDTLEFKARIRRITLALTEVLPDRYEDALQIIEQAAPDMRGVEYLFVPDYIEVNGLEPEHYELSMKYLTVFTPYSSSEFAVRPFIERYPIETMKHLMEWTGNSNEHIRRLASEGSRPRLPWGSKLRSLISDPSPALPILHALKQDESLYVRKSVANHLNDISKDHPDLVLGLASTWYGQHEHTDWIVRHACRSLLKQGHAQALRLFGYLEQDAIHIEHLTLAQETVAIGEELHFSFDVVNESGEAQMLRVEYEMGYMKANGKHAPKRFKCSDKVYSPGRTRVATKQSFKVITTRKYYAGLHTLTIIVNGVVTATASFVVEV
- a CDS encoding YerC/YecD family TrpR-related protein, with amino-acid sequence MQLKKLNDKSIEQLFEAILTLKDIEECYVFFDDLCTVNEIQSMSQRLEVARMLGKGNTYNQIEAETGASTATISRVKRCLNYGNDGYKMTLERLGR
- a CDS encoding sirohydrochlorin chelatase is translated as MKKPGVLIISHGSQEQTWVDSVDDAIAQLNLPEAMPVEAGFLELVEGRLIQDGIDRLEEQGVTDLLVVPLFVSSGSTHVDEIEYAIGAKDAPERETDLAPFHVTAKVHFGYPVDNDPDIAVMVWDKVKSLSQEPEHETILLVGHGSIHNGFRQRWEAGIASLAERVREISGVAHTDYALLNPESVYDKAKYWSEERGSRVIVAPLFLSAGYFTMNVIPERLKDLNYAYSGETLLPHSLLGQWLERQIRILLDRCHATEV
- a CDS encoding DUF4395 domain-containing protein, which gives rise to MREVPMRYVKANQIGIVLFVVLSFVFKQPLILGALWIIQVVGLASGGKLNLFVQIGKAVLPGKGSETQAVELQRFNNILAVIFLTLALLSFALSWTVAGYIFSVMLLLAASAALLGYCVGCTIYFWYKQLRAGRKIGF
- a CDS encoding diacylglycerol kinase yields the protein MKKARLIYNPTSGREEMKKRLADVLQRLDQGGIEASVHATTGEGDATREAELAIERGYDMIIAAGGDGTLYEVINGMAERENRPPLGVFPLGTTNDFARALGIPRQWEDYVDLVINQQLRPLDLGKVNDKYFINIAGGGSLTELTYEVPSRLKTMIGQLAYYMKGIEKMASLSPQELIIRAAGQEDIHDEFMLFLIANTNSVGGFEKLAPGATIDDGLFDVIGVRKCNLADMIRLVTLALRGEHLNDKKVVHFQTDYMEVTSPGYVQLNLDGELGGTLPATFKNLRHHLMLYR